The genomic DNA TTCGGCAATAGCTCCTCAAAACGATGAACCGTTTCTTCCATTGACATTTCAGATCTACCTCCTGCTGCATTATCATGCCCTCCTCCGTCAAAATGATTACGTGCAAATTTATTTACTGAAAACACCCCTTTAGATCGGAAAGATATTTTTATTATTTTTTGCTCTTCATCTTCAATAAAAATAGCTGCAAATACAATTCCTTTTATAGACAACGCATAGTTTACAACTCCTTCTGTATCTCCTTTTTCATAACCAAATCGTTTTTTCTCTTCTTCTGTTAAAGTTATAAAAGCCGTTTTATACTCTTGCTTAATTTGCAAATTACTCAATGATTGCCCTAATAACAGTAGCCTTCCATATGAATTTGAATCATATACATTGCTATGAATACGATCATTTTTTGCTCCTTTATCTATTAAGTCAGCTATAATTTTATGCGTTTTACTAGTTGTTGAACGGAAACGAAAAGATCCTGTATCTGTCATAATACCTGTATATAAACAAGTAGCGATACCTTCATCTATCAAATTCACATCATCATTCATTTCAATAAAATTATACACCATCTGACATGTTGATGACATACTAGGATCTGAGTACATATATTTAAACTCATCTGGTTGTTGATGGTGATCTATCAATGCAAAATCATGCTCATATTTTTTTAATTTCCCTTCCATATCGCTCCCCACTCTATGCAATGCATTGAAATCTAACAAAAAAACAATATCTGATTTTGCTATTGCTTTTACACTCTGACTATTTTGACGATCAAATCTCTTTACGGTTTCTGATCCAGGTAACCAATGTAAAAAGTCGGGGTACTCATTAGGCATTACCACAGAAGTTGTATGCCCTTTCTTATTTAAATAGTGCATTAACCCTAGGGTTGCTCCAACAGCATCTCCATCTGGGTTTCTATGGCCAATGACAACTATACTCTTAGGTGTTGCTAAAAATAATTTTAGCGCATCTATGTGTTTTAAAATCATAAGTGACAAAGATACAATTCTTTTAAAAAAGAATGGTATATTTGCCGCGATTTTAAAAAACGAAAAAATTTTTATAATGGCAACAAATAGAACTTTTACAATGATTAAACCAGATGCTGTTGAAAACGGACATACTGGAGCAATCTTAGAAAAAATTAATGCTGCAGGGTTTAGAATTGTAGCAATGAAAAAAACTCAAATGACTAAAAGAGATGCTGAAACTTTTTATGCAATTCATAGTGAGCGTCCTTTCTTTGGTGAATTAGTTGAGTTCATGACTCGTGGTCCAATTATTGCCGCTATTTTAGAAAAAGACAATGCTGTTGAAGATTTCAGAACTTTAATTGGCGCTACAAACCCAGCAGAAGCTGCAGAAGGAACTATCCGTAAAATGTTTGCTACTTCTATAGGTGAAAATGCTGTTCATGGTTCTGATTCTGATGAGAATGCTGCTATTGAAGGTGCTTTCCATTTTTCAGGAAGAGAAATGTTTTAGTCTCAAAATTTAATACACAAAAAAGCTCGCTATCTTAGATGGCGAGCTTTTTGTTTTTAACTTATTTTTTTATCTCTACTCTCTGTAAACATTCACTTTCAAACTTCCATTTTAATAAAATTATTATCTTTGATAAAAACTAAGCTATATAAATTGCTATTTCCCTTCTTTTCTAATTATTTAAGAACTTAGTTTTAACTATTTTAAAATTTTATAAAAGCACCTAAAAATCTAAAGTTATGTTAGAAAGATTATTATTTAAACACTTAACTAAAAAAGGAATTACTGCATATTTCATTGGTACCCTAACCTTATTCGCTATTTTAGCTTACTACTTACTGGCAATCATAGGGTACTCTTTAGAAGAGGGTAGAACTCCTTTTTTTATTGGTATTGTTATTTTAAATATACTATGGGCTGGAATTTGCCTTGTTTTTTGGAAAAAACCAACAAAAGAAACCAAATAAGACACATCTTCCCTTTAAAAACGCTCCTTCTTATTTTCAATCATATGTAAATAATATACGAACCACTAATTTATCAAATATGAAAAAAACATTCACCTTACTTTTTTTTCTTTTACTAGGAAAATTAACTGCTCAAATAGCACTTCCTAAAACAATTTCTAATGAAGAAAAAATCTATGGTTTGTCTAAATTTTGGAGCGAAGTAAATTACAATTTTGTCTATTTAAATAGAATTGACAAACAACGATGGGATAAACATTACCAAACATTACTCTCAGAAGTTCAAACTACTGAAAATGATTACGAATATTATCGTTTAC from Tenacibaculum maritimum NCIMB 2154 includes the following:
- a CDS encoding DHH family phosphoesterase produces the protein MILKHIDALKLFLATPKSIVVIGHRNPDGDAVGATLGLMHYLNKKGHTTSVVMPNEYPDFLHWLPGSETVKRFDRQNSQSVKAIAKSDIVFLLDFNALHRVGSDMEGKLKKYEHDFALIDHHQQPDEFKYMYSDPSMSSTCQMVYNFIEMNDDVNLIDEGIATCLYTGIMTDTGSFRFRSTTSKTHKIIADLIDKGAKNDRIHSNVYDSNSYGRLLLLGQSLSNLQIKQEYKTAFITLTEEEKKRFGYEKGDTEGVVNYALSIKGIVFAAIFIEDEEQKIIKISFRSKGVFSVNKFARNHFDGGGHDNAAGGRSEMSMEETVHRFEELLPKYQRELEMSYEV
- a CDS encoding nucleoside-diphosphate kinase; this encodes MATNRTFTMIKPDAVENGHTGAILEKINAAGFRIVAMKKTQMTKRDAETFYAIHSERPFFGELVEFMTRGPIIAAILEKDNAVEDFRTLIGATNPAEAAEGTIRKMFATSIGENAVHGSDSDENAAIEGAFHFSGREMF